A window of Phycobacter azelaicus contains these coding sequences:
- the lspA gene encoding signal peptidase II, with product MAVRMMFWGAFWAFLLDQASKYLVIHWMGLSQRLAIDVLPPLLNFRYGENTGINFGLFGGGDDASRWVLIVLSLVICVALAYWINRSHRSARLMALAAGLVIGGALGNVADRLLYGYVLDFLNMSCCGITNPFVFNVADVFIFAGAAGLILFDRGGKNPA from the coding sequence ATGGCAGTACGCATGATGTTTTGGGGCGCCTTCTGGGCCTTTCTGTTGGATCAGGCCAGCAAATATCTGGTGATTCACTGGATGGGCCTTTCACAGCGCCTGGCCATCGATGTGCTGCCTCCCCTGCTGAACTTTCGCTATGGTGAGAACACCGGGATCAACTTCGGCCTGTTCGGCGGAGGCGATGATGCGTCGCGCTGGGTTCTGATCGTGCTGTCGCTGGTCATCTGTGTTGCATTGGCTTACTGGATCAACCGTTCGCATCGTAGTGCGAGATTGATGGCCCTGGCGGCTGGATTGGTGATCGGCGGGGCGCTGGGCAATGTGGCGGACCGGCTGCTTTATGGTTATGTGCTCGACTTCCTGAACATGTCTTGCTGCGGCATCACCAACCCGTTTGTCTTCAACGTGGCCGATGTCTTTATATTTGCCGGGGCGGCAGGTTTGATCCTATTTGACCGAGGCGGGAAAAACCCCGCGTGA
- the deoC gene encoding deoxyribose-phosphate aldolase — MESHVSENAALGTAAGNTQLPQISEPRNPGMELDLDWALGLQANTSAIERRCASLPGRRSVKKEYQAAWLLKAITCIDLTTLSGDDTAGRVRRLCAKAHQPVRADLLEALGTPGITTGAVCVYHDMIAPAVEALKGTGIPIAAVSTGFPAGLSPFHLRVAEIEESVKAGAHEIDIVISRRHVLSGNWQALYDEMKAFRAACGEAHVKAILATGELGSLRNVARASMICMMAGADFIKTSTGKESVNATLPVSLVMIRAIRDYYDRTGYRVGYKPAGGISKAKDALVYLSLMKEELGDRWLQPDLFRFGASSLLGDIERQLEHYVTGAYSAGYRHAMA; from the coding sequence ATGGAAAGCCACGTCTCTGAGAATGCTGCGCTGGGCACTGCTGCGGGCAATACGCAACTGCCGCAGATAAGCGAGCCCCGCAATCCAGGTATGGAGCTGGATCTGGATTGGGCACTGGGGCTGCAAGCCAATACCTCTGCCATTGAGAGGCGCTGCGCAAGCCTGCCCGGACGACGCAGCGTAAAGAAAGAATACCAGGCCGCTTGGCTCTTGAAGGCGATCACCTGCATCGACCTGACCACGCTATCGGGCGATGACACCGCCGGGCGGGTTCGGCGCCTTTGTGCCAAGGCGCACCAGCCGGTGCGCGCAGACCTGCTTGAGGCACTTGGCACCCCCGGCATCACCACCGGTGCGGTCTGCGTCTATCACGACATGATCGCCCCAGCCGTCGAGGCACTGAAAGGCACGGGCATTCCCATCGCAGCGGTGTCCACCGGGTTCCCGGCGGGTCTGTCGCCCTTTCATCTGCGCGTTGCCGAAATCGAGGAAAGCGTCAAGGCAGGCGCCCATGAGATCGACATCGTGATCTCGCGTCGCCACGTGCTGAGCGGCAACTGGCAGGCGCTCTATGACGAAATGAAAGCCTTCCGCGCCGCCTGTGGCGAGGCCCATGTAAAGGCAATCCTCGCCACCGGTGAACTGGGGTCCCTGCGCAACGTCGCACGCGCCTCGATGATCTGCATGATGGCGGGGGCCGATTTCATCAAGACCTCAACCGGCAAGGAGAGCGTCAACGCCACTCTGCCTGTCTCCCTGGTGATGATCCGAGCGATCCGCGACTACTACGATCGCACCGGCTACCGCGTCGGCTATAAACCCGCCGGGGGGATTTCCAAGGCCAAGGATGCGCTGGTCTATCTCAGCCTGATGAAAGAAGAGCTAGGCGACCGCTGGTTGCAGCCCGACCTGTTCCGCTTTGGGGCCTCGTCCCTACTGGGCGATATCGAACGCCAGCTCGAACACTATGTCACCGGCGCCTATTCCGCCGGCTACCGCCACGCGATGGCCTGA
- a CDS encoding heparinase II/III family protein: protein MSRYDRLAGRGTRLMNRIYAWRARKQPAATGFVSQPEPRTIGSFARGRQLVAGNLLLAGYLVESTTTGLWEVAAPDAAFDAERHGFAWLDDLAAVGDIKARMKAQNWVWGWILMHGRGTGPGWSPDLTGRRVIRWINHALFLLSGKGRDDTEAFYRSLSQQTWFLAHRWQGATPGLPRFEALAGLIYAGLALQGKEELADPAIRALSDECERQIDEQGGLPTRNPEELLEVFTLLTWTAAALHEAGRTVPAPQVAAIERIAPTLRALRHSDGGLARFHGGGRGLEGWLDHALAASHVAPRPVEGLAMGYARLSARRTSVVVDAAVPPQGRASGNGHASTLAFELTSGRRPLIVNCGSGETFGLEWRRAGRATPSHSTLCLEGHSSARLASPDRGTGQEELIDGPSEVQVQLEDLSDGSRFQGGHDGYMREFGLTHARTLDLSFDGRGLVGEDMLVALDEAAEKRCAAALASHGPDGIGFDIRLHLHPEVDATLDLGGAAVSMALKSGEIWVFRHDGTCDLKLEPGVYLEKTRLKPRASKQIVLSGRVIDYATRVRWTLSKAQETADAVRDLNRDDPESID from the coding sequence ATGTCCAGATACGATAGACTGGCGGGGCGCGGAACCCGCCTTATGAACCGGATATATGCCTGGCGGGCGCGCAAGCAGCCGGCGGCAACCGGATTCGTATCTCAGCCCGAGCCACGCACCATCGGCAGCTTTGCCCGCGGACGGCAGCTTGTTGCAGGCAATCTTCTACTGGCAGGATACCTCGTTGAGTCGACCACCACCGGCCTCTGGGAGGTCGCAGCCCCCGACGCCGCCTTTGATGCCGAACGGCACGGATTTGCCTGGCTCGACGATCTGGCGGCCGTGGGGGATATCAAGGCCCGCATGAAGGCGCAGAATTGGGTTTGGGGCTGGATCCTGATGCACGGGCGCGGCACCGGTCCCGGCTGGTCGCCAGATCTGACCGGACGCAGGGTCATCCGCTGGATCAACCATGCGCTGTTCCTGCTCAGCGGCAAGGGGCGGGATGACACCGAAGCCTTTTATCGCTCTCTGTCGCAGCAGACCTGGTTCCTTGCGCATCGCTGGCAGGGTGCCACACCAGGGCTTCCCCGGTTCGAGGCGCTGGCGGGACTAATTTACGCGGGCCTTGCCCTGCAGGGCAAAGAGGAGCTGGCAGATCCCGCGATTCGCGCCCTCAGTGACGAATGTGAGCGTCAGATCGATGAGCAGGGCGGCCTTCCGACGCGCAATCCCGAAGAGCTTCTGGAAGTCTTTACCCTGCTGACCTGGACGGCTGCCGCCCTGCATGAGGCTGGCCGGACTGTCCCGGCACCTCAGGTGGCCGCGATAGAGCGTATTGCACCTACCTTGCGTGCGTTGCGCCATAGCGATGGCGGCCTTGCGCGGTTTCATGGTGGAGGGCGCGGGCTTGAAGGGTGGTTGGATCACGCGCTGGCCGCAAGTCATGTCGCGCCTCGGCCCGTCGAAGGGCTTGCCATGGGCTATGCGCGTTTGTCGGCGCGCCGCACCTCGGTTGTGGTCGACGCTGCCGTCCCGCCTCAGGGGCGCGCTTCGGGGAACGGGCATGCCTCAACGCTGGCATTTGAACTGACCTCCGGGCGGCGTCCGCTGATCGTCAACTGTGGCTCGGGCGAGACTTTCGGCCTTGAGTGGCGCCGTGCAGGTCGGGCCACGCCCTCGCATTCCACACTTTGCCTCGAGGGCCATTCCAGCGCGCGGCTTGCCTCTCCAGATCGTGGCACGGGGCAGGAAGAGCTGATCGACGGACCGAGCGAGGTGCAGGTGCAGCTTGAAGATCTGAGCGACGGCAGCCGGTTCCAGGGTGGCCATGATGGTTACATGCGCGAGTTTGGCCTGACCCACGCCCGCACGCTGGATCTGTCCTTTGACGGGCGCGGGCTGGTGGGAGAGGACATGCTGGTCGCTCTGGATGAGGCGGCGGAAAAGCGGTGCGCTGCTGCGTTAGCGTCGCATGGACCTGACGGGATTGGCTTTGATATTCGCCTCCATCTGCACCCGGAAGTGGATGCAACCCTTGACTTGGGCGGCGCAGCAGTATCCATGGCGCTCAAGAGCGGGGAAATCTGGGTTTTCCGCCATGACGGCACTTGTGATCTGAAGCTGGAGCCGGGCGTCTACCTGGAAAAGACCCGCTTGAAGCCGCGTGCGTCAAAGCAGATCGTTTTATCTGGCCGGGTGATCGACTATGCCACCCGCGTCCGGTGGACGTTGAGCAAGGCGCAGGAAACTGCCGATGCCGTGCGCGACCTGAACCGGGACGACCCCGAGAGTATTGACTGA
- the purH gene encoding bifunctional phosphoribosylaminoimidazolecarboxamide formyltransferase/IMP cyclohydrolase — MTDLHPVRRALLSVSDKTGLIELGKSLAERGVELLSTGGTAKALRDAGLQVKDVSDVTGFPEMMDGRVKTLHPMVHGGLLALRDNDAHVAAMNEHGIGAIDLLVVNLYPFEAALARGADYDEMIENIDIGGPAMIRAASKNHLFVNVVTDVEDYDALLAELDANDGQTSYGFRQRLAQTAYARTAAYDAAVSNWMAGALELEAPRRRAFAGELKQTLRYGENSHQKAAFYTDGSNRPGVATAVQLQGKELSYNNINDTDAAYELVAEFDPAETAAVAIIKHANPCGVARGATLVEAYQKAFDCDRTSAFGGIVALNQPLDGETAAKITEIFTEVVIAPGASDEAKEIFAAKKNLRLLLTDALPDPRKAITAYKQVAGGVLVQDKDVGYVGMDDLKVVTEKAPTEEQMQDLLFAWKVAKHVKSNAIVYVKGDATVGVGAGQMSRLDSANVAAAKAQRMADELGLDESLAKGSAVASDAFFPFPDGLLEAAAAGATCVIQPGGSMRDEEVIKAANEAGLAMVFTGMRHFRH; from the coding sequence ATGACCGACCTTCACCCCGTACGCCGTGCGCTGCTTTCCGTATCCGACAAGACCGGCCTGATTGAGCTGGGCAAGTCCCTCGCCGAACGCGGGGTTGAGCTGCTTTCGACTGGTGGCACTGCCAAGGCGCTGCGCGATGCAGGGCTTCAGGTTAAGGACGTCTCGGACGTCACCGGCTTTCCCGAAATGATGGATGGCCGCGTGAAGACCCTGCACCCGATGGTACACGGTGGCTTGCTGGCACTGCGCGACAACGATGCTCATGTGGCGGCGATGAACGAACACGGCATTGGCGCCATCGATCTTCTGGTGGTGAACCTCTACCCGTTCGAGGCAGCGCTGGCGCGCGGCGCAGATTATGACGAGATGATCGAGAATATCGATATTGGAGGCCCCGCGATGATCCGCGCGGCCTCCAAAAACCACCTGTTCGTGAACGTGGTAACCGACGTCGAGGATTACGACGCCCTGCTGGCCGAGCTGGATGCGAACGACGGTCAGACCTCTTATGGGTTCCGCCAGCGTCTGGCCCAGACCGCCTATGCCCGCACCGCCGCTTATGACGCCGCCGTGTCCAACTGGATGGCAGGCGCGCTGGAGCTGGAAGCCCCCCGTCGCCGTGCCTTTGCCGGTGAGCTGAAACAGACCCTGCGCTATGGCGAGAACAGCCACCAGAAAGCGGCCTTCTATACCGATGGTTCCAACCGTCCGGGCGTTGCCACCGCCGTGCAGCTGCAGGGCAAGGAGCTGTCCTACAACAACATCAACGATACCGATGCGGCCTATGAGCTGGTCGCCGAGTTCGACCCGGCGGAAACCGCTGCCGTCGCCATCATCAAGCACGCCAACCCCTGCGGCGTTGCACGCGGCGCGACCTTGGTCGAGGCCTATCAGAAGGCGTTCGACTGCGACCGCACCTCTGCCTTTGGTGGGATTGTGGCGCTGAACCAGCCGCTGGACGGCGAAACCGCCGCAAAGATCACTGAAATCTTCACCGAGGTGGTGATCGCTCCCGGTGCCTCGGACGAGGCCAAGGAAATCTTCGCCGCCAAGAAGAACCTGCGCCTGCTCTTGACCGACGCGCTGCCTGATCCGCGCAAGGCAATCACCGCGTACAAGCAGGTCGCGGGCGGCGTGCTGGTACAGGATAAGGACGTGGGTTACGTCGGCATGGACGATCTGAAGGTCGTCACCGAAAAGGCCCCGACAGAAGAGCAGATGCAGGACCTTCTGTTTGCCTGGAAAGTGGCCAAGCACGTCAAATCAAATGCAATCGTTTATGTCAAAGGCGATGCCACCGTGGGCGTGGGTGCCGGTCAGATGAGCCGTCTCGACAGCGCCAATGTCGCTGCCGCCAAGGCGCAGCGCATGGCCGATGAGTTGGGTCTGGACGAAAGCCTGGCCAAAGGGTCGGCCGTGGCCTCGGATGCCTTTTTCCCCTTCCCCGACGGTCTCTTGGAAGCCGCGGCTGCCGGCGCGACCTGCGTCATCCAGCCGGGCGGTTCCATGCGCGATGAAGAGGTGATCAAGGCGGCCAATGAGGCTGGTCTCGCCATGGTCTTTACCGGTATGCGGCACTTCCGTCACTGA
- a CDS encoding M16 family metallopeptidase: protein MIRRIVLSAIALTALISAPLRAEQQAEDMVTAFTLENGMEVVVIEDHRAPVVQHMVWYRAGSADEPPGQSGVAHFLEHLLFKGTDTLAPGELSATVAANGGRDNAFTSYDYTAYFQRIAADRLELMMKMESDRMVNIRLSEEEIATEREVILEERNQRTDNDPRALFREQLRAAQYLNHRYGQPVIGWRHEMETLDREDALSFYKTYYAPNNAILVVSGDVTPEEVRTLAEKYYGAIPANPDLPERFRSQDPPQTAARRMTYRDPRVAQPYVQRSYLVPERDSGAQETAAALYLLSELLGGGNTSYLANALQFDQQTAVYTGAFYSGVSLDKTNFTFLIVPAQGVSLQEAEDALDETFRKFLQDGVDQEQLDRIKLQLRASEIYARDNVDRIANRYGRALTSGLTVEDVQDWPKILQSVTADEILAVAREFLRPEVSVTGWMMRPEEVTQ, encoded by the coding sequence ATGATCCGACGGATCGTTTTAAGTGCCATTGCTTTGACGGCCCTGATCTCAGCGCCTCTGCGCGCCGAACAACAGGCCGAGGATATGGTCACCGCCTTTACCCTCGAGAACGGTATGGAGGTTGTGGTGATCGAGGATCACCGTGCGCCGGTCGTTCAGCACATGGTCTGGTATCGCGCCGGATCCGCAGACGAGCCGCCCGGTCAGTCCGGCGTTGCGCATTTTCTGGAGCATCTCCTGTTCAAGGGCACAGATACTCTGGCACCTGGTGAGCTTTCGGCGACCGTGGCGGCCAATGGGGGGCGCGATAACGCCTTCACCAGCTACGATTACACGGCCTATTTCCAGCGCATCGCCGCTGATCGACTGGAACTGATGATGAAGATGGAAAGCGACCGGATGGTCAACATCCGTCTCAGCGAAGAGGAAATCGCGACCGAGCGTGAAGTGATCCTCGAAGAGCGCAACCAGCGCACCGACAACGACCCCCGCGCCCTGTTCCGCGAACAGCTGCGCGCAGCGCAATACCTCAATCACCGCTATGGTCAGCCTGTGATCGGATGGCGGCACGAGATGGAAACGCTTGACCGTGAGGATGCGCTCTCGTTTTACAAGACCTACTATGCCCCCAATAATGCGATCCTGGTTGTCTCGGGCGATGTGACACCTGAAGAGGTGCGCACCCTCGCGGAGAAATACTACGGTGCAATCCCCGCTAACCCCGATCTGCCTGAACGGTTTCGCAGTCAGGATCCGCCACAAACTGCAGCGCGGCGCATGACTTACCGTGATCCGCGTGTCGCGCAGCCTTATGTGCAACGCTCCTATCTGGTGCCTGAACGCGACAGTGGCGCGCAGGAAACCGCTGCGGCGCTTTACCTTCTTTCCGAGCTTCTGGGAGGCGGGAACACCTCGTACCTCGCCAATGCCCTGCAGTTCGATCAGCAGACCGCGGTTTACACAGGAGCATTCTATTCCGGGGTCTCTCTGGACAAGACCAATTTCACCTTCCTGATCGTCCCTGCCCAAGGGGTGTCCCTGCAAGAGGCGGAAGATGCCCTTGATGAGACTTTCCGCAAGTTCCTCCAGGATGGTGTCGATCAAGAGCAACTGGACCGGATCAAGCTGCAACTGCGCGCGTCAGAGATCTATGCACGTGACAACGTGGATCGCATTGCCAACCGCTATGGCCGGGCGCTGACCTCGGGTTTGACGGTTGAGGACGTGCAGGACTGGCCGAAGATCCTGCAATCGGTCACCGCAGATGAGATCCTTGCGGTCGCGCGGGAATTCCTGCGGCCCGAGGTCTCCGTCACTGGATGGATGATGCGCCCAGAGGAGGTCACCCAATGA
- a CDS encoding DUF3035 domain-containing protein — protein sequence MRIPLGMIVLVGAVAVAGCSQKGLRDIRKTGTGPDEFLVLPSKPLSEPADYSSLPTPTPGGTNITDATPKADAVAALGGKASALVPGQGVPSSELALVSASSRYGVSPTVRQELAEEDAQFLKRKRITGRIKLFPVDRYEQIYAKQTLDPFAANERFRRAGVATPTAPPATSE from the coding sequence ATGCGGATCCCTTTGGGCATGATTGTTCTGGTGGGCGCGGTGGCTGTTGCGGGCTGCTCGCAAAAAGGGCTGCGCGATATTCGCAAGACTGGCACCGGTCCGGACGAATTCCTCGTTCTGCCGAGCAAGCCGTTGAGCGAGCCTGCCGATTACTCCAGCCTGCCAACCCCTACACCGGGTGGAACCAACATCACCGACGCGACACCAAAGGCGGATGCCGTGGCTGCGCTTGGGGGTAAGGCATCGGCGCTGGTGCCGGGACAGGGCGTGCCGAGCTCGGAACTGGCGCTGGTCTCTGCCTCCAGCCGCTATGGTGTCTCCCCAACCGTCCGTCAGGAGCTGGCTGAGGAAGACGCTCAGTTCCTCAAGCGCAAGCGGATTACGGGCCGGATCAAACTGTTCCCGGTTGATCGCTATGAGCAGATCTATGCCAAACAGACCCTTGACCCCTTTGCGGCCAATGAACGGTTCCGCCGCGCAGGCGTCGCGACGCCGACAGCTCCCCCTGCAACCAGCGAGTAA
- a CDS encoding aldehyde dehydrogenase family protein, protein MSIKEIFDTMSYGPAPESAAEALAWLVDQGDRFGHFINGGFTAPGDGFNSQNPATGEVLATLTQATQADVDAAVAAARSAQPKWEKLGGPGRARYLYAIARLLQKHSRLFAVLETMDNGKPIRESRDIDIPLAQRHFYYHAGMAQLMESELPDRTALGVCGQIIPWNFPLLMLAWKVAPAIAMGNTVVLKPAEYTSLTALLFADICRQAGLPKGVVNIVTGDGAVGEMIVASDVDKIAFTGSTAVGRRIREATAGSGKALTLELGGKSPYIVFDDADIDSAVEGLVDAIWFNQGQVCCAGSRLLVQEGIAERFHTKLRARMDKLRIGDPLDKCIDVGAVVDPVQLKTITDLVASNDAGQTYQAKVDLPEEGCFYAPTLIEGLTPADRLMQEEIFGPVLVSCTFRTPAEAVELANNTRYGLAASVWSENVNLALDMAPKLACGVVWVNGTNMFDAAAGFGGVRESGFGREGGWEGLSAYTKPKGKTKALGKVEAFGGQGSGSDLIDRTAKMYIGGKQARPDSGYSSAVCDRSGNILGHVGMGSRKDVRNAVEAAAGAKGWAKTTGHLRAQILYYIGENLSARADEFAQRIDHMTGRRTGAQEVEASIQRLFTAAAWADKYDGQVHGVPIRGVALAMKEPVGVIGALCADEAPLLGLISVMAPAIAMGNRVVLAASEPFPLAATDFYQVLETSDVPAGVVNILTGSHSDLAGPLASHMNVDAVWSFSSSDLSAEIEKASASNLKRTWVNNGAAMDWHSDHSRRFLEAVTEVKNIWVPYGE, encoded by the coding sequence ATGTCCATCAAAGAGATCTTTGACACCATGAGCTATGGTCCCGCCCCCGAAAGCGCTGCCGAGGCGCTGGCCTGGCTGGTCGATCAGGGCGACCGCTTTGGCCATTTCATTAACGGTGGTTTCACCGCGCCCGGAGATGGGTTCAACAGCCAGAACCCCGCCACCGGAGAAGTGCTGGCGACCCTGACCCAAGCCACTCAAGCCGATGTGGACGCCGCAGTCGCCGCTGCCCGCAGCGCTCAGCCGAAATGGGAAAAGCTCGGTGGGCCGGGCCGCGCCAGATACCTTTATGCCATCGCGCGTCTTTTGCAGAAACACAGCCGTCTGTTCGCGGTGCTTGAAACCATGGACAACGGCAAGCCGATCCGGGAAAGCCGCGACATCGATATTCCCCTGGCGCAGCGGCATTTCTACTATCACGCCGGCATGGCCCAGCTGATGGAGAGCGAACTGCCGGACCGCACCGCGCTTGGCGTGTGCGGGCAGATCATCCCGTGGAACTTCCCGCTGCTGATGCTGGCCTGGAAGGTCGCGCCCGCCATTGCAATGGGCAACACCGTGGTGCTGAAACCGGCGGAATATACCTCGCTCACCGCGCTTTTGTTCGCCGATATCTGCCGTCAGGCGGGCCTGCCGAAGGGCGTTGTGAACATCGTCACCGGCGATGGCGCCGTGGGTGAGATGATCGTGGCCTCGGATGTGGACAAGATCGCCTTCACCGGCTCCACCGCCGTGGGTCGCCGCATCCGCGAGGCGACCGCAGGCAGCGGCAAAGCGCTGACGCTGGAGCTGGGCGGCAAGTCACCCTACATCGTCTTTGACGATGCCGACATCGACTCAGCTGTCGAAGGGCTGGTGGATGCGATCTGGTTCAACCAAGGTCAGGTCTGCTGCGCTGGCTCGCGTCTGCTCGTGCAGGAAGGCATAGCCGAACGGTTCCACACCAAACTGCGCGCCCGCATGGACAAGCTGCGCATCGGCGATCCACTTGATAAATGCATCGACGTGGGCGCCGTGGTGGATCCGGTGCAGTTGAAGACCATCACCGATCTGGTCGCCTCCAATGACGCGGGCCAGACCTATCAGGCCAAGGTGGACCTGCCCGAAGAAGGCTGCTTCTACGCCCCTACCCTGATTGAGGGGCTCACCCCGGCAGACCGGCTGATGCAGGAAGAAATCTTTGGCCCCGTTCTGGTCTCCTGCACCTTCCGCACCCCGGCAGAGGCGGTGGAGCTGGCGAACAATACGCGCTATGGCCTCGCCGCCAGCGTCTGGAGCGAGAACGTGAACCTCGCCCTGGATATGGCGCCGAAACTCGCCTGCGGCGTCGTTTGGGTTAACGGCACCAACATGTTCGATGCGGCGGCGGGATTTGGCGGGGTGCGCGAAAGCGGATTTGGTCGTGAAGGTGGCTGGGAAGGGCTGTCGGCCTACACCAAACCAAAAGGCAAAACCAAGGCGCTGGGCAAAGTCGAAGCCTTCGGCGGTCAGGGCAGCGGCAGCGATCTCATCGATCGCACCGCCAAGATGTACATCGGCGGCAAGCAGGCCCGCCCCGACAGCGGCTATTCCAGCGCGGTCTGTGACAGGTCCGGCAATATCCTCGGCCATGTGGGCATGGGCAGCCGCAAGGACGTGCGCAACGCGGTCGAAGCCGCAGCTGGCGCCAAGGGATGGGCCAAGACCACCGGCCACCTGCGGGCGCAAATCCTCTACTACATCGGCGAAAACCTCTCGGCGCGGGCGGATGAGTTTGCCCAGCGCATCGACCACATGACCGGCCGTCGCACCGGCGCGCAGGAGGTTGAGGCCTCAATCCAGCGCCTGTTCACCGCCGCTGCCTGGGCCGACAAATATGACGGTCAGGTCCATGGCGTGCCGATCCGTGGTGTGGCGCTAGCGATGAAAGAACCTGTTGGTGTTATCGGCGCGCTTTGCGCAGACGAGGCGCCACTTCTCGGACTGATTTCCGTAATGGCGCCCGCCATTGCCATGGGCAACCGGGTGGTGCTGGCGGCCTCCGAGCCATTCCCGCTGGCGGCCACCGATTTCTATCAGGTGCTGGAGACCTCGGACGTGCCCGCTGGCGTGGTCAACATTCTCACCGGCAGCCACAGCGATTTGGCAGGCCCGCTGGCATCGCATATGAATGTGGATGCGGTCTGGAGCTTTTCCTCGAGCGATCTGTCGGCAGAGATCGAAAAGGCCTCCGCCAGCAACCTCAAGCGAACCTGGGTCAACAACGGTGCCGCGATGGACTGGCACAGCGACCACAGCCGCCGTTTCCTGGAAGCCGTGACAGAGGTCAAGAATATCTGGGTGCCCTACGGCGAGTAA
- a CDS encoding M16 family metallopeptidase, translating to MTVLTTIRAGLLSCFALLFSVLSAAAEIDIKEVTSPGGITAWLVEDHSIPFAALELRFRGGTSLDAPGKRGAIHLMTGLLEEGSGDMRAQEYTKALESLAASFSYDADKESLSVSARFLTENRNAAVDLLRQTLLEPRFDQDALDRVRAQVLSGLRSDEKDPDSIAGRAFARMAFGDHPYGSDGTGTMESVSALNRQDMFEAHAAVFARDRLYVSAVGDITEEELGTLLDLLLGDLPETGAPQPGPADVSIAGGTTVIDFDTPQSVALFGHIGLDRHDPRFFAAYIMNQILGGGSFESRLMNEVREKRGLTYGVYSYLVPRDLGAVYMGSLASANTKMAEAVEVIRAEWTRMATEGVTEKELQDAKTYLTGAYPLRFDGNGRIASILVGMQMDDLPIDYVVTRNDKINAVTLEEIKQVASEVLLPENLHFVVVGRPEGLKTGG from the coding sequence ATGACTGTTTTGACTACGATCCGGGCCGGGCTGCTGTCGTGTTTTGCCCTGTTGTTCTCTGTGCTGTCGGCAGCGGCGGAGATCGACATCAAGGAGGTCACTTCTCCCGGCGGCATAACCGCGTGGCTTGTGGAAGATCACTCGATTCCCTTTGCGGCACTAGAGCTGCGGTTCCGGGGGGGCACCTCTTTGGATGCACCCGGAAAGCGCGGCGCGATCCATTTGATGACAGGCCTTCTCGAGGAAGGTTCAGGTGATATGAGAGCGCAGGAGTACACCAAGGCGCTGGAAAGCCTTGCAGCGAGTTTCTCATATGATGCGGACAAGGAATCCCTGTCGGTGTCTGCGCGCTTCCTGACCGAGAATCGCAATGCTGCAGTGGATTTGTTGCGCCAGACGCTGCTTGAGCCCCGCTTTGATCAGGATGCGCTCGACCGGGTGCGCGCGCAGGTTCTGTCCGGGTTGCGCTCGGACGAAAAGGATCCAGACAGCATCGCTGGCCGCGCCTTTGCCCGGATGGCCTTTGGCGATCATCCCTACGGGAGCGACGGAACCGGCACGATGGAAAGTGTGTCTGCCCTGAACCGTCAGGACATGTTCGAGGCCCATGCGGCCGTATTTGCCCGTGACCGGCTTTATGTCTCTGCCGTCGGAGACATCACCGAAGAGGAACTTGGCACCCTGCTGGACCTTTTGCTTGGCGATCTTCCGGAAACCGGTGCGCCCCAGCCTGGCCCTGCAGATGTCTCCATCGCGGGCGGTACGACGGTGATCGATTTTGACACGCCGCAGTCCGTTGCGCTGTTTGGCCATATTGGCCTTGATCGGCATGATCCGCGCTTTTTTGCGGCCTATATCATGAACCAGATCCTTGGTGGTGGGTCCTTTGAAAGCCGTTTGATGAATGAAGTTCGGGAGAAAAGGGGGCTGACCTATGGGGTGTATTCCTACTTGGTGCCCCGCGACCTCGGTGCGGTCTATATGGGCTCGCTTGCCTCTGCGAATACCAAGATGGCCGAAGCGGTGGAGGTGATCCGCGCGGAATGGACCCGTATGGCAACCGAAGGCGTTACTGAAAAGGAACTTCAGGACGCCAAGACCTATCTGACCGGCGCCTATCCCTTGCGCTTTGATGGCAATGGACGGATCGCCTCGATCCTGGTGGGGATGCAGATGGACGACCTCCCGATCGACTATGTCGTGACCCGAAACGACAAGATCAACGCCGTGACGCTGGAGGAGATTAAGCAAGTTGCCTCCGAAGTGCTTTTGCCCGAGAACCTGCATTTCGTTGTCGTTGGACGGCCCGAAGGTTTGAAGACTGGCGGCTGA